The proteins below come from a single Ictidomys tridecemlineatus isolate mIctTri1 chromosome 8, mIctTri1.hap1, whole genome shotgun sequence genomic window:
- the Dact2 gene encoding dapper homolog 2 isoform X1, with the protein MWAPGGPPGPAGWDRRRVGARLRAALAGLHELRGLRAAQQARVQGALAMQPAPAGPRRPSGQELRLEAALAALQEQLSQLRRQDTGLQTHLDQLDQQISELQLGVHRSSVEVPDSDSRPSSGFYELSDVGSCSLSTSCASVCSDRLSPSLGSLLPAVSMVRPNMGDWRPRSADETTVPAWRPQPIKESGRLLDSGGDPGQPRGMFRPRPVSTGDLERVLPVDVGLRRVDQEATSPSHLCQGMDVPSPKLDPKYQRDLVSRGGREVYLYPSPLHAVALQSPLFALTQETPPLDSRLPPRSPLLGARDLSTTPARPVLEAGPAGAYIDRLLRLRSQEAASRGPGGEQGPPGHEASPSPKKPDAQRLDSGGQPAKLVCSPGRGDLGVAAQSRASSRDGLGQQEPAPLLHTQSPRHPREKGPEPWNLCAFGETSVGPSPCPQAQQPHGDRSPGNSSSSGSVDCGSPPRAPGHLVHPPCTASEASRMGLKTGHPKTKPVKVRRKASDKMPRLGNQAPLLPERPWGVHAAPQRSPECGPTHRPQEGGLRRRPGLAGVAPGRSCSESTLYPVPFFVPLLVAQRESYRAPSQALSSLETAPLCAAARRKQRRWQSTMEISAEAHLASAQEPSLGPSRSPARRAGGLQAQGRPTLARQDACSRSQSDSAECSAECASLLQSTIAESSEEAASDHTANRFGDGESSSSDSEDCFQSHSRRLGVDVAAARRGELAWPRAVPQQPPRAPVGARPPLPPVPKLCRIKASRALKKKIRRFQPAALKVMTMV; encoded by the exons tCCCAGCTACGACGGcaggacactgggctgcagaCCCACCTGGACCAGCTGGACCAGCAGATCAGTGAGCTGCAGCTGGGCGTGCACAGGTCTTCTGTCGAGGTCCCTGACAGCGACAGCAGGCCCAGCTCAG GCTTCTACGAGCTGAGTGATGTGGGCTCCTGCTCTCTGTCCACCTCCTGTGCCTCAGTGTGCAGTGACCGCCTGTCCCCCTCCCTGGGCAGTCTGCTGCCTGCAGTCTCCATGGTCAGGCCCAACATGGGGGACTGGCGACCTCGGTCTGCTGATGAGACCACTGTGCCAGCATGGAGACCCCAGCCCATCAAAGAGAGTGGCAGGCTCCTGGACAGTGGAGGGGACCCTGGCCAGCCCAGAGGCATGTTCCGGCCCAGGCCAGTGTCTACAG GAGATCTTGAACGCGTCCTCCCAGTGGACGTGGGGCTCCGGAGAGTTGACCAGGAGGCCACATCCCCCTCTCACCTCTGCCAGGGGATGGATGTGCCATCCCCCAAGCTGGACCCCAAGTACCAGCGTGACCTGGTGTCCAGGGGGGGCCGGGAGGTGTACCTGTACCCCAGCCCCCTGCACGCAGTGGCCCTGCAGAGCCCCCTGTTTGCACTGACTCAGGAGACCCCGCCGCTAGATAGCCGTTTGCCCCCCAGGAGCCCTCTTTTGGGCGCCAGGGACCTGAGCACCACCCCAGCAAGGCCAGTCCTTGAGGCAGGTCCAGCTGGAGCTTACATTGACAGGCTGCTGCGTCTGCGAAGCCAAGAGGCCGCGTCCAGGGGACCTGGTGGGGAGCAGGGACCCCCAGGACATGAAgcatccccatcccccaagaagccAGATGCCCAGAGACTGGACAGTGGAGGTCAGCCTGCGAAGCTGGTCTGTTCCCCAGGGAGAGGGGATCTGGGAGTGGCAGCTCAGAGCAGGGCCAGCAGTAGAGACGGCCTTGGGCAGCAGGAACCTGCACCCCTCCTGCACACCCAGTCCCCCAGACACCCCCGGGAAAAGGGCCCTGAGCCCTGGAACCTCTGTGCCTTCGGGGAGACCTCTGTgggcccctctccctgcccccaggcACAGCAGCCCCATGGAGACCGCAGCCCAGGCAACTCGTCCTCTTCTGGGAGCGTGGACTGTGGAAGTCCCCCTAGAGCCCCAGGCCATCTTGTCCACCCACCTTGCACCGCCAGCGAAGCCTCCCGGATGGGGCTGAAGACAGGCCACCCCAAGACCAAGCCTGTGAAGGTCAGGAGAAAGGCCAGCGACAAGATGCCGAGGCTTGGGAACCAGGCGCCACTGCTGCCAGAGAGACCTTGGGGTGTCCACGCTGCCCCCCAGCGGTCCCCAGAGTGTGGCCCCACACACAggccccaggagggagggctCAGGAGGAGGCCTGGGCTGGCTGGGGTTGCTCCTGGACGGTCCTGTTCTGAGTCCACTCTGTACCCTGTGCCCTTCTTCGTCCCCCTGTTGGTGGCCCAGCGGGAGAGCTACCGGGCACCGTCCCAAGCCCTGTCCTCCTTGGAGACAGCCCCACTTTGTGCAGCCGCCAGGAGGAAGCAGCGCAGGTGGCAGTCCACCATGGAGATCTCAGCCGAGGCCCATCTGGCCAGTGCTCAGGAGCCCAGCCTGGGGCCCTCGAGGTCCCCGGCCAGGAGAGCAGGTGGCCTACAGGCCCAAGGCCGGCCCACGCTGGCCCGCCAGGACGCCTGCTCCAGGAGCCAGTCGGACTCCGCAGAGTGCTCAGCAGAGTGTGCCTCGCTGCTGCAGTCCACCATTGCGGAGAGCAGCGAGGAGGCGGCCAGCGACCACACTGCCAACCGCTTTGGGGACGGGGAGTCCAGCAGCAGCGACTCGGAGGACTGCTTCCAGAGCCACAGCCGCCGCCTGGGAGTGGACGTCGCGGCTGCCAGGCGGGGGGAGCTGGCCTGGCCCCGGGCAGTCCCCCAGCAGCCCCCACGGGCCCCCGTGGGTGCAAGGCCTCCCCTACCCCCAGTGCCCAAGCTGTGCCGCATCAAAGCCTCCAGGGCCCTGAAGAAAAAGATCCGCAGGTTCCAGCCGGCGGCCCTGAAGGTCATGACCATGGTGTAA
- the Dact2 gene encoding dapper homolog 2 isoform X3, whose protein sequence is MVRPNMGDWRPRSADETTVPAWRPQPIKESGRLLDSGGDPGQPRGMFRPRPVSTGDLERVLPVDVGLRRVDQEATSPSHLCQGMDVPSPKLDPKYQRDLVSRGGREVYLYPSPLHAVALQSPLFALTQETPPLDSRLPPRSPLLGARDLSTTPARPVLEAGPAGAYIDRLLRLRSQEAASRGPGGEQGPPGHEASPSPKKPDAQRLDSGGQPAKLVCSPGRGDLGVAAQSRASSRDGLGQQEPAPLLHTQSPRHPREKGPEPWNLCAFGETSVGPSPCPQAQQPHGDRSPGNSSSSGSVDCGSPPRAPGHLVHPPCTASEASRMGLKTGHPKTKPVKVRRKASDKMPRLGNQAPLLPERPWGVHAAPQRSPECGPTHRPQEGGLRRRPGLAGVAPGRSCSESTLYPVPFFVPLLVAQRESYRAPSQALSSLETAPLCAAARRKQRRWQSTMEISAEAHLASAQEPSLGPSRSPARRAGGLQAQGRPTLARQDACSRSQSDSAECSAECASLLQSTIAESSEEAASDHTANRFGDGESSSSDSEDCFQSHSRRLGVDVAAARRGELAWPRAVPQQPPRAPVGARPPLPPVPKLCRIKASRALKKKIRRFQPAALKVMTMV, encoded by the exons ATGGTCAGGCCCAACATGGGGGACTGGCGACCTCGGTCTGCTGATGAGACCACTGTGCCAGCATGGAGACCCCAGCCCATCAAAGAGAGTGGCAGGCTCCTGGACAGTGGAGGGGACCCTGGCCAGCCCAGAGGCATGTTCCGGCCCAGGCCAGTGTCTACAG GAGATCTTGAACGCGTCCTCCCAGTGGACGTGGGGCTCCGGAGAGTTGACCAGGAGGCCACATCCCCCTCTCACCTCTGCCAGGGGATGGATGTGCCATCCCCCAAGCTGGACCCCAAGTACCAGCGTGACCTGGTGTCCAGGGGGGGCCGGGAGGTGTACCTGTACCCCAGCCCCCTGCACGCAGTGGCCCTGCAGAGCCCCCTGTTTGCACTGACTCAGGAGACCCCGCCGCTAGATAGCCGTTTGCCCCCCAGGAGCCCTCTTTTGGGCGCCAGGGACCTGAGCACCACCCCAGCAAGGCCAGTCCTTGAGGCAGGTCCAGCTGGAGCTTACATTGACAGGCTGCTGCGTCTGCGAAGCCAAGAGGCCGCGTCCAGGGGACCTGGTGGGGAGCAGGGACCCCCAGGACATGAAgcatccccatcccccaagaagccAGATGCCCAGAGACTGGACAGTGGAGGTCAGCCTGCGAAGCTGGTCTGTTCCCCAGGGAGAGGGGATCTGGGAGTGGCAGCTCAGAGCAGGGCCAGCAGTAGAGACGGCCTTGGGCAGCAGGAACCTGCACCCCTCCTGCACACCCAGTCCCCCAGACACCCCCGGGAAAAGGGCCCTGAGCCCTGGAACCTCTGTGCCTTCGGGGAGACCTCTGTgggcccctctccctgcccccaggcACAGCAGCCCCATGGAGACCGCAGCCCAGGCAACTCGTCCTCTTCTGGGAGCGTGGACTGTGGAAGTCCCCCTAGAGCCCCAGGCCATCTTGTCCACCCACCTTGCACCGCCAGCGAAGCCTCCCGGATGGGGCTGAAGACAGGCCACCCCAAGACCAAGCCTGTGAAGGTCAGGAGAAAGGCCAGCGACAAGATGCCGAGGCTTGGGAACCAGGCGCCACTGCTGCCAGAGAGACCTTGGGGTGTCCACGCTGCCCCCCAGCGGTCCCCAGAGTGTGGCCCCACACACAggccccaggagggagggctCAGGAGGAGGCCTGGGCTGGCTGGGGTTGCTCCTGGACGGTCCTGTTCTGAGTCCACTCTGTACCCTGTGCCCTTCTTCGTCCCCCTGTTGGTGGCCCAGCGGGAGAGCTACCGGGCACCGTCCCAAGCCCTGTCCTCCTTGGAGACAGCCCCACTTTGTGCAGCCGCCAGGAGGAAGCAGCGCAGGTGGCAGTCCACCATGGAGATCTCAGCCGAGGCCCATCTGGCCAGTGCTCAGGAGCCCAGCCTGGGGCCCTCGAGGTCCCCGGCCAGGAGAGCAGGTGGCCTACAGGCCCAAGGCCGGCCCACGCTGGCCCGCCAGGACGCCTGCTCCAGGAGCCAGTCGGACTCCGCAGAGTGCTCAGCAGAGTGTGCCTCGCTGCTGCAGTCCACCATTGCGGAGAGCAGCGAGGAGGCGGCCAGCGACCACACTGCCAACCGCTTTGGGGACGGGGAGTCCAGCAGCAGCGACTCGGAGGACTGCTTCCAGAGCCACAGCCGCCGCCTGGGAGTGGACGTCGCGGCTGCCAGGCGGGGGGAGCTGGCCTGGCCCCGGGCAGTCCCCCAGCAGCCCCCACGGGCCCCCGTGGGTGCAAGGCCTCCCCTACCCCCAGTGCCCAAGCTGTGCCGCATCAAAGCCTCCAGGGCCCTGAAGAAAAAGATCCGCAGGTTCCAGCCGGCGGCCCTGAAGGTCATGACCATGGTGTAA